In one window of Legionella fallonii LLAP-10 DNA:
- the serC gene encoding 3-phosphoserine/phosphohydroxythreonine transaminase, with protein sequence MKTKIYNFGAGPAMLPEPILQKAQEEFLNWKDHGISILELGHRTPQFTQLLEHAEQSLRELLNIPENYQVLFLGGAARMQFAMIPMNFLSPQEQAGYIVTGIWSQMALQEAQHLKNAYCIVSSEGNGFKSIPTADSLHIKKETAYIYYTPNETVNGVRFPYVPQIASIPLIADMTSCLLSEPIDIKQYGLIFAGAQKNIANAGLTIVIVRDDLLEKLPTPVVPTMMNYKIQAENHSLYATSPVFNCYLAEKMFNWIKERGGVSALFEQNCLKAAKLYQYLDSTDFYVTTVEKEARSIVNICFSLKKQELEQKFITQAEQQGLYALKGHRYVGGLRASLYNAMPMAGVDSLIHFMFQFEKENS encoded by the coding sequence ATGAAAACCAAGATTTATAATTTTGGTGCTGGTCCAGCAATGTTACCTGAGCCTATTCTTCAAAAGGCTCAGGAAGAGTTTTTGAACTGGAAAGACCATGGTATTTCCATACTTGAACTAGGGCATAGAACGCCGCAATTTACCCAACTTTTAGAGCATGCAGAACAATCTCTAAGAGAGTTATTGAATATACCAGAGAATTACCAGGTGTTGTTTTTAGGCGGCGCCGCTCGAATGCAGTTTGCTATGATTCCCATGAATTTCTTGAGTCCACAAGAGCAGGCTGGCTACATTGTTACCGGCATATGGTCTCAAATGGCCCTTCAGGAAGCGCAACATCTTAAAAATGCATACTGTATTGTGAGTAGTGAGGGAAATGGGTTTAAATCCATACCTACAGCAGATAGTTTACACATAAAAAAAGAGACTGCGTATATATATTATACCCCTAACGAAACAGTAAATGGGGTTCGATTTCCCTACGTTCCTCAAATCGCCAGTATTCCTTTGATCGCTGATATGACTTCCTGCTTACTGAGTGAGCCTATAGACATTAAGCAATATGGATTAATATTTGCTGGAGCTCAAAAAAATATTGCTAATGCGGGTTTAACTATTGTCATTGTTCGTGATGATTTATTAGAAAAATTACCCACTCCAGTTGTTCCGACCATGATGAACTATAAAATTCAAGCAGAAAACCATTCTCTTTATGCCACATCCCCGGTATTTAATTGTTATTTAGCAGAGAAAATGTTTAATTGGATTAAAGAGCGCGGTGGTGTTAGTGCATTATTTGAACAGAATTGTTTAAAAGCAGCAAAATTATATCAATATCTTGATTCAACGGATTTTTATGTAACTACTGTGGAAAAAGAGGCGCGCTCTATAGTTAATATCTGTTTTTCACTAAAAAAACAAGAATTGGAGCAGAAATTCATTACCCAGGCAGAGCAACAAGGACTTTATGCATTAAAAGGACATCGTTATGTAGGGGGACTTAGAGCCAGTCTGTACAATGCGATGCCGATGGCTGGCGTCGATTCCTTAATTCATTTTATGTTTCAATTTGAGAAGGAAAATAGTTAG
- the gyrA gene encoding DNA gyrase subunit A, with amino-acid sequence MVYLAKEVLPVNIEDELKQSYLDYAMSVIVGRALPDVRDGLKPVHRRVLFAMSELNNDWNKPYKKSARVVGDVIGKYHPHGDTAVYDTIVRMAQPFSMRYLLVDGQGNFGSVDGDAPAAMRYTEVRMSKLAHALLADLDKETVDFSPNYDETEFAPVVLPSRVPNLLVNGSSGIAVGMATNIPPHNLTEVIKACISLIDDPELSLDDIMEIIPGPDFPTAAIINGRAGIIQGYRTGKGRVVIRAKTEIETDESSGRQAIIIHELPYQVNKARLVERIAELVRDKKIEGISGLRDESDKQGMRVVIELKRNEVADVVLNNLYAHTQMQNVFGINMVALVDGQPRTLNLKQILEYFIKHRREVVTRRTIFELKKARSRAHLLEGLGIALANIDEMIALIKQSPTPQEAKEALLAKAWEPGLVRAMLEKAGSNASRPDDLGTEFGLNVDGYRLSAEQAQAILELRLHRLTALEQDKILNEFEELLLLIKELLDILASPERLMQVIRDELVEIQTQFGDERRTEITASQEDLTIEDLITEEDVVVTLSHQGYVKYQPISAYQAQRRGGKGKSATNVKDEDFVERLVIASTHDTLLCFSNHGKLYWLKAYQLPLASRISRGKPIINILPLTEHEEITAMLPVREYKEENYVFMATKKGTVKKVSLEAFSRPRSNGIIAVDLDEDDSLVGVDITDGTRDIMLFTDAGKVIRFDENKVRPMGRTARGVRGIRIEEDQAVISLVVVHPEGTILTATENGYGKRTHIDEYRVSGRGGQGVISIQVTERNGKVVRSVQVTDSDEAMLITDKGTLVRFKVNELSVIGRNTQGVRLINVSSGEHVVGMQKIEDLVDESDDFDDVDSTEIEENNDENQDL; translated from the coding sequence ATGGTTTATTTAGCCAAAGAAGTCTTACCAGTTAACATAGAAGACGAACTAAAGCAATCCTACCTGGATTATGCAATGAGTGTCATTGTTGGTAGGGCGTTGCCGGATGTTCGTGATGGATTAAAGCCCGTTCATAGGCGAGTTCTTTTTGCCATGAGTGAGCTGAACAATGACTGGAATAAACCATATAAAAAATCTGCCCGTGTGGTGGGGGATGTCATCGGTAAATACCACCCACATGGTGATACGGCTGTGTACGATACAATAGTTCGTATGGCTCAACCTTTTTCCATGCGTTATCTCTTAGTTGATGGCCAAGGAAACTTTGGTTCTGTTGATGGTGATGCGCCTGCTGCTATGCGATATACCGAAGTACGAATGTCTAAATTAGCCCATGCATTATTGGCTGATTTAGATAAAGAAACCGTTGATTTTAGCCCTAACTACGATGAGACAGAGTTTGCTCCTGTCGTTTTACCTTCTAGAGTACCTAATTTATTAGTCAATGGATCATCAGGAATTGCGGTTGGAATGGCAACGAATATTCCTCCACACAATCTAACGGAAGTTATTAAGGCCTGTATTTCTTTGATCGACGATCCTGAGCTGAGCCTTGATGACATAATGGAAATTATTCCAGGACCAGATTTTCCTACAGCGGCTATTATTAATGGTCGAGCAGGAATTATTCAAGGATATCGTACTGGGAAGGGGCGAGTTGTCATCCGTGCTAAAACGGAGATAGAAACGGACGAGTCGTCTGGGCGTCAAGCCATCATTATTCATGAGCTACCTTACCAGGTAAATAAAGCACGCCTAGTTGAACGTATTGCGGAATTAGTTAGAGACAAGAAAATTGAAGGAATATCGGGTTTAAGAGACGAATCTGATAAGCAGGGTATGCGCGTTGTTATTGAATTAAAGCGTAATGAAGTTGCCGATGTAGTTTTAAATAATCTATACGCACACACTCAAATGCAAAATGTGTTTGGGATTAATATGGTCGCTTTAGTCGATGGGCAACCACGTACCCTCAATTTAAAACAAATTTTAGAATACTTTATTAAGCATAGACGTGAAGTCGTCACTAGAAGAACGATATTTGAATTGAAAAAGGCAAGAAGCCGGGCTCATTTATTAGAGGGGCTTGGGATTGCTTTAGCTAATATTGATGAGATGATTGCTCTGATTAAACAATCGCCTACACCGCAAGAAGCAAAAGAAGCATTGCTTGCTAAAGCGTGGGAGCCAGGCTTAGTTAGAGCAATGTTGGAAAAAGCTGGAAGCAATGCTTCTAGACCGGATGATTTAGGTACCGAATTTGGCTTGAATGTTGATGGATATAGGTTATCTGCTGAACAAGCCCAGGCAATTCTTGAGTTGAGATTGCATCGGTTAACTGCCTTAGAGCAAGATAAAATTCTAAATGAATTCGAAGAGTTATTACTTCTAATAAAAGAATTGCTGGATATACTTGCCTCTCCCGAACGATTAATGCAAGTGATTCGTGATGAGTTAGTCGAAATACAGACTCAGTTTGGTGATGAGCGGCGTACTGAAATTACTGCGTCCCAAGAAGATTTAACTATTGAAGATTTAATTACTGAAGAAGATGTAGTGGTAACCTTATCACATCAAGGTTATGTCAAGTACCAGCCTATTTCAGCCTATCAGGCGCAGCGTCGCGGTGGCAAAGGTAAATCAGCAACCAACGTAAAAGATGAAGATTTTGTTGAGCGATTAGTGATTGCAAGTACTCATGATACGTTGCTTTGTTTCTCTAACCACGGCAAGCTGTATTGGTTAAAAGCATATCAATTGCCTTTGGCCAGTCGTATTTCGCGCGGCAAACCTATTATTAATATTCTCCCATTGACTGAGCACGAAGAAATTACAGCCATGCTTCCTGTACGTGAATATAAAGAAGAAAATTACGTATTTATGGCAACGAAGAAAGGTACTGTTAAAAAAGTATCCCTTGAAGCCTTTAGCAGACCTCGATCTAACGGAATTATCGCTGTAGATTTGGATGAAGATGATAGCTTAGTGGGTGTTGATATTACTGATGGTACTAGAGATATCATGTTATTTACCGATGCAGGAAAAGTAATTCGCTTTGATGAGAATAAAGTAAGACCAATGGGACGTACTGCTCGAGGTGTTCGCGGGATTAGAATCGAAGAAGATCAAGCAGTGATATCTCTTGTTGTGGTTCATCCTGAAGGTACTATTCTCACAGCGACAGAAAACGGTTATGGAAAACGTACTCATATTGATGAGTATCGTGTTTCAGGACGAGGCGGCCAGGGCGTGATCTCTATTCAAGTTACTGAACGTAATGGAAAAGTAGTTCGCTCAGTACAAGTTACAGATAGTGATGAAGCAATGCTTATTACTGATAAAGGAACTTTAGTTCGCTTTAAAGTAAATGAATTATCTGTCATTGGAAGAAATACCCAAGGAGTGCGTCTGATTAATGTCAGTTCTGGTGAGCACGTTGTCGGTATGCAAAAAATTGAAGATTTAGTTGATGAATCCGATGATTTTGATGATGTGGACTCAACTGAAATTGAAGAAAATAACGATGAAAACCAAGATTTATAA